One Methanocaldococcus sp. genomic window carries:
- a CDS encoding rRNA maturation protein — protein MIITTSRKPSQRTRSFVRDLERTLNLPYVQRGKLSLKELFEIDKHILLIGEFKANPGTLIVYDVENNRKLSSFISVKLQREICGEKIYNNDGIKIRVSRELQNNEDFKKYYEIYNEFLFQHLNIDEDSNITLKLEKDPKYLFNIQFYKNRVKIGPLIRVKSIKLFDNLYD, from the coding sequence ATGATAATTACAACTTCAAGAAAGCCCTCTCAAAGAACAAGAAGTTTTGTTAGGGATTTAGAAAGAACTTTAAATCTACCCTATGTTCAGAGAGGGAAACTTTCATTGAAGGAGTTATTTGAAATAGATAAACATATTTTGTTAATTGGGGAATTTAAAGCGAATCCAGGGACATTAATAGTTTATGATGTTGAAAATAATAGAAAACTATCAAGTTTTATTTCTGTTAAATTACAGAGAGAGATTTGTGGAGAAAAGATATACAATAACGATGGAATAAAAATAAGAGTTAGTAGGGAATTACAAAATAATGAAGATTTTAAAAAATATTATGAAATCTATAATGAATTTTTATTTCAACACTTAAATATTGATGAAGACAGTAACATAACATTAAAGTTAGAGAAAGATCCTAAATATTTGTTTAATATTCAATTCTACAAGAATAGAGTAAAAATAGGACCTTTAATTAGAGTAAAGTCTATTAAATTATTTGATAATTTATATGATTAA
- a CDS encoding tetratricopeptide repeat protein: MDNNKDNNEEAIYYYKKGIEVGNKGDVKKALEYFNKAIELNPFYRDAYYNKALALRILGRYEEARECLIIGMSIERYSNNKNNKKSEDNGK, translated from the coding sequence ATGGATAATAACAAAGATAATAATGAAGAGGCAATTTATTATTATAAAAAAGGCATTGAAGTTGGAAATAAAGGAGATGTAAAAAAGGCATTAGAATATTTTAATAAAGCAATAGAATTAAATCCATTTTATAGAGATGCATATTATAACAAAGCATTAGCATTAAGAATTTTAGGAAGATATGAAGAGGCAAGAGAATGCTTAATAATAGGAATGTCAATTGAAAGATACTCTAACAATAAAAATAATAAAAAGAGCGAAGATAATGGGAAATAA
- a CDS encoding DUF2666 domain-containing protein encodes MEDKIEFIAKHKNWFVVKKIKIDENTENIEIARLLASIDETVLNKIIEYLPFDIDKLYKIADEIFQKKKGRITEEEIAQVLKKLKSPATTRKLNEITESKEGKEILKAILNNIILERLGIQTRVSPKVIEKYIENMQTEGLK; translated from the coding sequence GTGGAGGATAAAATTGAATTTATAGCAAAACATAAAAATTGGTTTGTAGTAAAAAAAATAAAAATAGATGAAAATACTGAAAATATTGAAATAGCGAGATTATTGGCATCCATAGATGAAACTGTTTTAAACAAAATAATTGAATATTTACCGTTTGATATTGACAAACTTTATAAAATAGCGGATGAAATCTTTCAAAAGAAAAAAGGGAGAATTACAGAGGAAGAGATAGCCCAAGTTTTGAAAAAATTAAAATCTCCTGCAACTACGAGAAAACTAAATGAAATTACAGAATCAAAAGAAGGTAAGGAGATACTTAAAGCTATATTAAACAACATAATATTAGAGAGATTAGGAATCCAAACAAGAGTTTCTCCAAAAGTTATTGAAAAATACATTGAAAATATGCAAACAGAAGGATTAAAATAA
- the rpl37A gene encoding 50S ribosomal protein L37Ae, which produces MFSHTKKVGPAGRFGPRYGLKIRVRVRDVEVKAKKKYKCPICGFPKLKRASTSIWVCEKCGAKIAGGAYTPETGAGKAVMKAIRRIVDRKEE; this is translated from the coding sequence ATGTTTAGTCACACTAAGAAGGTAGGACCCGCAGGAAGATTTGGACCAAGATATGGTTTAAAGATAAGGGTAAGAGTTAGAGATGTAGAAGTTAAAGCAAAAAAGAAATATAAGTGCCCAATTTGTGGATTCCCAAAATTAAAGAGAGCCTCAACATCAATATGGGTTTGTGAAAAGTGTGGGGCTAAAATAGCTGGGGGGGCCTATACTCCAGAGACAGGAGCAGGTAAGGCAGTTATGAAGGCTATAAGAAGAATTGTTGATAGAAAAGAGGAATAA
- a CDS encoding DNA-directed RNA polymerase subunit P yields MVEYKCLNCKKIIKFEELGNRARCPYCSYKILVKLRPKVVKHVKAR; encoded by the coding sequence ATGGTAGAGTATAAATGTTTAAACTGTAAAAAAATTATAAAATTCGAAGAGTTAGGTAACAGAGCAAGATGTCCATATTGTAGTTATAAAATATTAGTTAAACTTAGACCAAAAGTCGTTAAACATGTAAAGGCGAGGTAA
- a CDS encoding KEOPS complex subunit Pcc1 encodes MNYFELILEFDSEEEAEIIYKSIFLEHISSQIKSKATMDRNKNVIKINVEAEDISILKASIYSYLRWIGVAQNIYNICKE; translated from the coding sequence ATGAATTATTTTGAGTTAATATTAGAGTTTGATTCAGAGGAAGAGGCAGAAATTATTTATAAATCTATATTTTTAGAACATATATCTTCTCAAATAAAATCTAAGGCTACAATGGATAGAAATAAAAATGTTATAAAAATAAATGTTGAAGCAGAAGACATTTCTATATTAAAGGCATCTATCTATTCATATTTAAGATGGATTGGAGTAGCACAAAACATTTATAATATTTGTAAAGAATAA
- a CDS encoding DUF629 domain-containing protein: protein MRLKAIKITNRYGTFFMCPRCGKLFKYSKDYTKHVNKAHGHLFKKNKEE from the coding sequence TTGAGATTAAAGGCAATAAAAATAACAAACAGATATGGAACATTCTTCATGTGTCCAAGATGTGGAAAATTGTTTAAATACTCTAAGGATTATACTAAGCATGTTAATAAGGCTCATGGACATTTATTTAAAAAAAATAAGGAAGAATAA
- a CDS encoding multiprotein bridging factor aMBF1, with product MKMCELCGKLVDKLYTVRIEGTEMQVCRDCAKFGKSPKTYSRIGKKPSTVTSFTTTSYSKNVVKKRRTRDLLDSLPMLREDYGDVIRRAREKLGLSVEELAKKLKMKASTLHKFERYELEPNEKEIKILEKELKITLTENVSDVGTYYGSGDEEGFTLGDFLKIKK from the coding sequence ATGAAAATGTGTGAGTTGTGCGGAAAACTCGTTGATAAACTATATACTGTAAGAATTGAAGGAACTGAAATGCAAGTTTGTAGGGATTGTGCAAAATTTGGAAAGAGTCCAAAAACATATTCAAGAATTGGTAAAAAACCTTCAACAGTTACATCATTTACAACAACATCATACTCTAAAAATGTAGTTAAAAAGAGAAGAACGAGAGATTTATTAGACAGTTTGCCAATGTTAAGAGAAGATTATGGGGATGTTATAAGAAGAGCAAGGGAAAAATTGGGATTGAGTGTTGAAGAACTTGCAAAAAAACTTAAAATGAAAGCATCAACTTTACACAAATTTGAAAGATATGAATTGGAGCCAAATGAAAAAGAAATTAAAATATTAGAAAAAGAATTAAAAATAACCTTAACTGAAAATGTATCAGATGTTGGAACATACTATGGTAGTGGAGATGAAGAAGGCTTCACATTGGGAGATTTCTTAAAAATCAAAAAGTAA
- the truD gene encoding tRNA pseudouridine(13) synthase TruD, whose protein sequence is MYILIIKKRKEESKKNLKEKLKKYRKKLRDSRIKEKLKEMPLNMNKYLSNLYTGGEIKKYPEDFIVEEITPEGIILEVSKCIKFKDEENWKGNYIHFTLEKRNWTTLDAIREIANRVGKQRKHFGFAGNKDKYAITTQRVGCFNVKLEDLMKVKIKGIVLRDFQKTNKKIRLGDLWGNRFTIRVRNPEIIGEELEKTLNELCKLKYFLNYYGIQRFGTTRPITHIVGKFIIERDWESAFHLYCGSPLPYDDEKSKLARELVDEENFKEAYKKFPRCFFYERRMIKAYMETKNYKKAFLYLPPYLRCMFINAYQSYLFNEIINKRYEYGFEPLEGDILIDNIPTGALFGYKTKFASGIQGEIEREIYEREYLKPEDFKIEDFGSFIGDRRKLVEKIYNMKYWIEDDSYILQFCLKKGSYATSILREFIEKKIK, encoded by the coding sequence ATGTATATCTTAATAATAAAAAAAAGAAAAGAAGAAAGTAAGAAAAATTTAAAAGAAAAATTAAAAAAATACAGAAAAAAATTAAGAGATAGTAGAATTAAAGAAAAACTAAAAGAGATGCCTTTAAATATGAATAAATATTTGTCTAACTTATACACTGGTGGAGAAATTAAAAAGTATCCAGAAGATTTTATTGTTGAGGAAATAACTCCCGAAGGAATTATTTTAGAGGTTAGTAAATGTATAAAATTTAAAGATGAGGAAAATTGGAAAGGGAATTACATACATTTTACATTAGAAAAAAGAAACTGGACTACTTTGGATGCGATTAGAGAAATAGCTAATAGAGTTGGAAAGCAAAGAAAACATTTTGGATTTGCTGGAAATAAAGATAAGTATGCCATAACTACTCAAAGAGTAGGTTGTTTTAATGTAAAGTTGGAAGATTTAATGAAAGTTAAAATTAAGGGCATTGTGTTAAGAGATTTCCAAAAGACAAATAAAAAAATAAGATTAGGGGATTTGTGGGGAAATAGATTTACTATAAGAGTTAGAAATCCAGAGATTATAGGAGAAGAGTTAGAGAAAACTTTAAATGAGTTGTGTAAATTAAAATACTTTCTAAATTACTATGGAATTCAGAGATTTGGAACTACAAGACCTATAACTCACATAGTTGGAAAATTTATAATAGAAAGAGATTGGGAATCTGCTTTCCATTTATATTGTGGGAGTCCATTACCTTATGATGATGAGAAATCAAAATTAGCGAGGGAATTAGTAGATGAAGAAAACTTTAAAGAGGCATATAAAAAATTTCCAAGATGCTTCTTTTACGAGAGGAGAATGATTAAAGCATATATGGAAACTAAAAATTATAAAAAGGCATTTCTATATTTGCCTCCATATTTAAGGTGTATGTTTATAAACGCTTATCAATCCTATCTTTTTAATGAAATAATAAATAAAAGATATGAATATGGTTTTGAACCATTGGAAGGGGATATATTAATTGACAATATTCCAACTGGGGCGTTATTTGGATATAAAACAAAATTTGCCTCAGGAATACAAGGAGAGATTGAAAGAGAAATTTATGAAAGAGAATATTTAAAACCAGAAGACTTTAAAATTGAAGATTTTGGCTCGTTTATAGGCGATAGAAGAAAACTTGTAGAAAAGATATACAATATGAAATATTGGATAGAGGATGATAGTTATATTTTACAGTTCTGTTTAAAAAAAGGCTCTTATGCCACATCTATTTTAAGAGAGTTTATAGAGAAAAAGATTAAATAA
- a CDS encoding HesB-like protein, which produces MKKVNISDEAKQFILHKLKKVNKDTIIIHFDGFGUGGPKFGISIGQPNEKDKLIYDNEFKIYIDPIADQWLDEVTLTLRRSIFGKYIKIKGSGEY; this is translated from the coding sequence ATGAAGAAGGTAAATATATCAGATGAAGCTAAACAGTTTATCCTACATAAATTAAAAAAAGTAAATAAGGATACTATAATTATACACTTTGATGGTTTTGGGTGAGGAGGACCTAAATTTGGGATATCCATTGGACAACCAAACGAAAAAGATAAATTAATTTATGATAATGAATTTAAAATCTATATAGACCCTATCGCTGACCAATGGTTAGATGAAGTTACTCTTACTTTAAGAAGATCAATATTTGGAAAGTATATTAAAATAAAAGGTAGCGGAGAGTACTAA
- the rpl18a gene encoding 50S ribosomal protein L18Ae yields the protein MVKIYRISGKIFLKKGEPIIFRKEYKALKPEHALEILYSEFGGRYKVKRSRIKILNIEEIRLEDVTDPILKKLVTA from the coding sequence TTGGTTAAAATATATAGAATATCTGGAAAAATATTTTTAAAAAAAGGAGAGCCTATAATATTTAGGAAAGAATATAAAGCTTTAAAACCAGAACATGCCTTAGAAATATTATATTCAGAATTTGGTGGAAGATATAAAGTTAAAAGGTCAAGAATAAAAATTTTAAATATTGAAGAAATTCGTCTAGAGGATGTTACTGATCCTATATTAAAGAAATTAGTCACTGCCTAA
- the psmA gene encoding archaeal proteasome endopeptidase complex subunit alpha, translating to MMQMVPPSAYDRAITVFSPEGRLYQVEYAREAVRRGTTAIGITCKEGVVLAVDRRITSRLVKIRSIEKIFQIDDHVAAATSGLVADARVLIDRARLEAQIYRLTYGEEIPIELLAKKICDIKQAYTQHGGVRPFGVSLLLAGIDKDEARLFETDPSGALIEYKATAIGSGRPVVMEFLEKEYKEDLTLDESLNLAITALAKANEDIKPENVDVCIISIKDAQFKKVPTKKIKNIIENVKEKLSKEEKEKNKE from the coding sequence ATTATGCAAATGGTTCCACCCAGTGCTTATGATAGAGCAATTACAGTATTTAGTCCAGAAGGAAGATTATATCAAGTAGAATATGCCAGAGAGGCTGTAAGGAGAGGTACTACAGCGATAGGAATAACTTGCAAAGAGGGGGTAGTGTTAGCAGTAGATAGAAGAATAACAAGCAGACTCGTAAAAATTAGATCAATAGAGAAAATATTCCAAATTGATGATCATGTTGCTGCAGCTACATCAGGGTTAGTCGCTGATGCGAGAGTTTTAATAGACAGAGCAAGATTAGAGGCACAAATTTATAGGTTAACTTATGGTGAAGAAATTCCAATTGAATTATTAGCAAAGAAAATTTGCGACATTAAACAGGCATACACTCAGCATGGTGGAGTTAGACCATTCGGAGTTTCATTATTACTCGCTGGAATTGATAAAGATGAAGCAAGACTATTTGAAACAGACCCAAGTGGAGCTTTAATTGAGTATAAGGCAACAGCAATCGGTAGTGGAAGACCAGTTGTTATGGAGTTCTTAGAAAAAGAATATAAAGAAGACTTAACTTTAGATGAATCTTTAAATTTAGCTATTACTGCTTTAGCAAAAGCTAACGAAGATATAAAACCAGAAAATGTAGATGTATGTATAATATCTATTAAAGATGCTCAATTTAAAAAAGTACCTACTAAAAAAATAAAAAATATTATTGAAAATGTTAAAGAAAAACTAAGTAAAGAAGAGAAAGAAAAAAACAAAGAATAA
- a CDS encoding aspartate kinase: protein MVTVMKFGGTSVGSGERIRHVANIVVNRKKTDKDVVVVVSAMSEVTNALIEISQQALNIRDINKISDFINFIKEKHYKAIEESIKSKKIKKDVKKIIDSRIDELEKVLIGVAYLGELIPKSRDYILSFGERLSSPILCGAIRDLGEKSIALEGGEAGIITDDNFGNARVKKLKVKEYLTPLLKEGIIPVVTGFIGVTEEGNITTLGRGGSDYSAALIGYGLDADIIEIWTDVSGVYTTDPKLVPTAKRIPKLSYIEAMELAYFGAKVLHPRTIEPAMEKGIPILVKNTFEPENEGTLITNDIEMSDNIVKAITTIKNVALINIFGAGMVGVSGTSARIFKALGKYNVNVILISQGSSETNISIVISEEDVDRALKALKEEFGDFGKKSFLNNNVIRDVMVDKDVCVVSVVGAGMKGAKGIAGKIFTAVSESGANIKMIAQGSSEVNISFVIDEKDLINCVRKLHEKFIEKSNQ from the coding sequence ATGGTAACTGTAATGAAGTTTGGAGGTACATCAGTAGGTTCTGGAGAAAGAATCAGGCATGTAGCGAATATAGTGGTTAATAGAAAAAAGACAGATAAAGATGTTGTAGTAGTTGTGTCTGCAATGAGTGAGGTTACAAATGCATTAATTGAGATTTCTCAACAAGCATTAAATATTAGAGATATCAATAAAATAAGTGATTTTATAAACTTCATAAAAGAGAAACATTACAAAGCAATTGAAGAATCTATAAAGTCTAAAAAAATTAAAAAAGATGTAAAAAAAATAATTGATAGTAGAATAGATGAATTAGAAAAGGTTTTAATAGGAGTAGCATACTTAGGAGAATTAATTCCAAAATCAAGAGATTACATTTTATCATTTGGAGAAAGATTGTCATCTCCAATATTATGTGGAGCAATTAGAGATTTAGGAGAAAAATCTATCGCCTTAGAGGGTGGAGAGGCAGGAATTATAACAGATGATAATTTTGGAAATGCAAGAGTTAAAAAACTCAAAGTTAAAGAATATCTCACTCCTTTATTAAAAGAGGGTATCATTCCAGTAGTTACAGGATTTATTGGAGTTACTGAGGAAGGAAATATAACAACCTTAGGTAGGGGAGGAAGTGACTATTCAGCCGCTCTAATTGGCTATGGATTAGATGCTGACATTATAGAAATATGGACAGATGTTAGTGGGGTTTATACAACAGATCCAAAATTAGTTCCTACTGCAAAAAGAATTCCAAAACTTAGTTACATTGAAGCGATGGAATTAGCATACTTTGGAGCAAAGGTATTACATCCAAGAACTATTGAACCAGCAATGGAAAAGGGCATTCCTATATTAGTAAAAAATACATTTGAACCTGAAAATGAAGGAACTCTAATAACTAATGATATAGAGATGAGCGACAACATCGTTAAAGCGATAACTACAATAAAAAATGTGGCTCTTATAAACATATTTGGGGCAGGGATGGTTGGAGTTAGTGGTACATCAGCAAGAATCTTTAAAGCATTAGGAAAGTATAATGTCAATGTCATCCTAATAAGTCAAGGGTCCTCTGAAACAAATATATCAATTGTAATCAGTGAGGAAGATGTTGATAGAGCATTAAAAGCATTAAAAGAAGAATTTGGCGACTTTGGAAAGAAGAGTTTTTTAAACAACAATGTAATTAGAGATGTTATGGTAGATAAAGATGTTTGTGTAGTTTCAGTAGTGGGGGCAGGAATGAAAGGAGCTAAGGGCATAGCAGGAAAGATATTTACAGCAGTTTCTGAGAGTGGTGCAAATATAAAAATGATAGCCCAAGGTTCCTCTGAGGTAAATATCTCATTTGTTATTGATGAAAAGGATTTGATAAATTGTGTTAGAAAATTACACGAGAAGTTTATTGAAAAATCTAATCAGTAA
- the acs gene encoding acetate--CoA ligase alpha subunit: MSLKYIFYPNSVAVIGASKIEGKVGYAIMKNLKNFNGKVYPVNPKYDEIFGMKCYKSVLNIDDEIDLAVIVVPNIVVPKVLEECGKKGVKGAVIITAGFSEVGNYELEEKIKEIAKRYNIRVIGPNCLGIMNTQINLNATFAKIFPPKGHISIISQSGAVLNAILDIAPLLNIGFSKVVSIGNKVDIQESDLLEYFKDDEDTKLVVLYIEGLKDKRFLKVAKELSKKKPIIALKSGRTEMGKKAAKSHTGSLAGEDVIYESAFKEAGIIRAYTFEELVDLIHLFSTQPVIDSNDIGIITNAGGFGVLAADSCVDYNMKLPNFEDTTVDKLKDILPPSANISNPLDIIGDATPERYKKVIEVLSEDKNIKGLLVILTPQEMTKPLEVAKSIVEVRNTHRSLKNKPLITSFVGGVSVKGAKSYLRKNGIPAYITPENGVKALYKLYKYSLIKVKEDYDEYVEKVKEEFLKITENNKEIINQLLQNPNEYNAKKLLSIYGFPVPKGYLAKNEDEALEYCKKLGKCVMKIVSPQILHKTEAGGVIINPDNPKEAFKKLINNAKEYAKKNNIDNLIIEGVLVEEFIDREKIEIIVGGKRDDIFGSVIMVGLGGVFVEVLKDVSFGISPITRDFAIQMLKELKSYKVLEGVRGRAKKDINFIIDTLIKIGVFMDIHKEIKELDLNPVFVFNENEGGCIGDVRIIK, translated from the coding sequence ATGAGTTTAAAATACATTTTTTATCCTAACTCAGTTGCTGTCATTGGAGCTTCAAAAATTGAAGGAAAAGTTGGTTATGCAATAATGAAAAACTTAAAAAATTTTAATGGGAAAGTTTATCCAGTAAATCCAAAGTATGATGAGATCTTTGGAATGAAATGCTACAAGTCAGTTTTAAACATTGATGATGAGATAGATTTAGCAGTTATAGTAGTTCCAAATATCGTAGTTCCTAAAGTATTAGAGGAATGTGGAAAAAAAGGGGTTAAAGGGGCTGTAATAATTACTGCTGGCTTTTCAGAAGTGGGAAATTATGAATTAGAAGAAAAAATTAAAGAAATTGCAAAAAGATATAATATAAGAGTTATAGGTCCTAATTGTTTGGGTATAATGAACACTCAAATAAACCTTAATGCTACATTTGCAAAGATATTTCCTCCAAAAGGACATATATCAATAATTTCCCAAAGTGGGGCTGTTTTAAATGCCATATTAGACATTGCTCCATTGTTAAATATAGGATTTTCTAAGGTTGTTAGCATTGGAAACAAAGTAGATATTCAAGAAAGTGATTTATTGGAATATTTTAAAGACGATGAGGACACAAAATTAGTTGTTCTATATATAGAGGGACTAAAAGATAAAAGATTTTTAAAGGTTGCTAAAGAATTGTCTAAAAAGAAACCTATAATTGCTCTAAAATCTGGAAGGACTGAAATGGGTAAAAAGGCGGCAAAATCACATACAGGCTCTTTGGCTGGAGAGGATGTTATTTATGAAAGTGCTTTCAAAGAGGCAGGAATTATTAGAGCATATACATTTGAGGAGTTAGTTGATCTAATTCATTTATTCTCAACTCAGCCAGTTATAGATTCTAACGATATTGGAATAATAACAAACGCTGGGGGCTTTGGTGTCTTAGCGGCAGATAGTTGTGTTGATTATAATATGAAATTGCCAAATTTTGAAGATACAACAGTAGATAAACTTAAAGATATTCTCCCACCTTCTGCCAATATATCAAACCCATTAGATATAATTGGAGATGCTACACCAGAAAGATACAAAAAAGTTATAGAAGTTCTATCTGAAGATAAAAATATTAAAGGACTTTTAGTTATTTTAACTCCACAGGAAATGACTAAGCCATTAGAAGTTGCTAAATCAATAGTAGAAGTTAGAAATACTCACAGATCTTTAAAAAATAAGCCATTGATTACCTCATTTGTAGGAGGAGTTTCAGTTAAAGGGGCTAAAAGTTATTTAAGGAAGAATGGAATTCCAGCATACATAACTCCAGAAAATGGTGTTAAAGCCCTCTATAAATTATACAAATACAGTTTAATAAAAGTTAAAGAAGATTATGACGAATATGTAGAAAAAGTTAAAGAAGAATTTTTAAAGATAACTGAAAATAATAAAGAAATTATTAATCAACTATTACAAAATCCAAATGAATATAATGCAAAAAAATTGCTATCCATTTATGGTTTTCCAGTTCCTAAGGGATACTTAGCTAAAAATGAAGATGAAGCATTAGAGTATTGCAAAAAATTAGGAAAATGTGTGATGAAAATTGTCTCTCCTCAAATATTGCATAAAACAGAAGCAGGGGGAGTAATAATAAATCCAGACAATCCAAAAGAAGCCTTTAAAAAATTAATAAACAATGCCAAAGAGTATGCTAAAAAGAACAATATTGATAATTTAATTATAGAAGGAGTTTTAGTTGAGGAGTTTATAGATAGAGAGAAAATAGAGATTATTGTAGGAGGAAAAAGAGATGATATATTTGGTTCAGTAATTATGGTAGGATTAGGTGGGGTTTTTGTTGAAGTTTTAAAGGATGTTAGTTTTGGAATTTCACCAATAACGAGAGATTTTGCTATACAAATGTTAAAAGAATTAAAATCATACAAAGTTTTAGAGGGGGTTAGAGGTAGAGCTAAAAAAGATATTAACTTCATTATAGACACTTTAATAAAGATTGGAGTATTTATGGATATACATAAGGAGATTAAAGAGTTAGATTTAAACCCAGTATTTGTATTTAATGAAAATGAAGGAGGATGTATTGGAGATGTTAGAATAATAAAATAA
- a CDS encoding ribosome assembly factor SBDS encodes MVSLEKAVIARYTSHGEKFEILVDPYLAAKLKEGQNVDMDELLAIDVIFKDANKGEKAPEELLSKVFGTTDVKEIAKKIILKGNVQLTAKQREELREQKKRQIINIISRNTINPQTDTPHPPHRIEKALEELRINIDIYKSAEEQVPEIVKKLKKLLPIRFEKRDIAVKISPEYASKAYNFLYQFGSVKQEEWLSDGSLIVLIEIPSGIEAEFYAKLNKITKGNVQTKVVKKYSE; translated from the coding sequence ATGGTGTCCTTAGAAAAGGCAGTTATTGCAAGATATACCTCACACGGTGAAAAATTCGAAATTTTAGTAGATCCCTACTTAGCCGCTAAACTTAAAGAAGGTCAAAATGTTGATATGGATGAACTTTTAGCCATAGATGTTATATTTAAAGATGCAAATAAAGGAGAAAAGGCTCCTGAAGAACTTTTATCAAAAGTCTTTGGAACTACTGATGTTAAAGAAATTGCAAAGAAAATTATATTAAAAGGTAATGTTCAATTAACTGCTAAACAAAGAGAAGAACTTAGAGAACAGAAAAAAAGGCAAATTATTAATATAATTAGTAGAAACACTATTAATCCTCAAACTGATACTCCTCATCCTCCACATAGAATTGAGAAGGCATTGGAGGAGTTAAGAATTAATATTGATATTTACAAAAGTGCTGAAGAGCAAGTTCCTGAAATTGTTAAAAAACTTAAAAAACTTTTGCCAATTAGGTTTGAAAAAAGAGATATTGCTGTTAAAATATCTCCTGAATATGCTTCTAAGGCATACAATTTTTTATATCAATTTGGATCTGTTAAGCAGGAGGAATGGCTATCTGATGGTTCTTTAATTGTATTGATTGAAATACCAAGTGGTATTGAGGCAGAGTTTTACGCTAAACTAAACAAAATAACCAAAGGAAATGTTCAAACAAAAGTAGTTAAAAAATACAGCGAATAA